CAAGCTCGGCCTGGACCGGGGCCTGGCGGGGCCGCTGGTCGGGCCGTCGTCCTATTTCATGAAGTCGCCGCCGCAGCAGTTCACGGACGCGGAGGCGCGGGCGCGCACGCTCGCCTTCATCGCCGGGGATGCGCCGGCGGCAGCCCGGGAGGCGGCGGAGTGAGCGGGCCCGGCGACATCGCCCCCCCGGACGAGGGCGCGGTCGGCAGCGCGGTGATCCACCTCGTCCGCCATGCCGCCCACGACCACGTCGGGCGCGTGCTGACCGGCCGGGCGCCGGGTTTCGGTCTCGGCGAGGCCGGGCGGGTGCAGGCCGGGCATCTGGCCGACTGGTTCTCGGGCCTGCCGGTCGCGGCGGTGGAGACGAGCCCGCGGGAGCGGGCGCGCGAAACCGCGCAGGCGATCGCGGCGGCCGTCGGGGTCGAGCCCGAGACCGTCGCGGAGGCGGACGAGATCGACTTCGGGGCCTGGACGCTGAAGCCCTTCGAGGCGCTCGATCCCGATCCCGAATGGCGGCGCTGGAACGAGCATCGCGCGGCGGGCTGCCCGCCGGGGGGCGAGTCCATGGCGGCTGCCAAGGCGCGGATCACCGTCCACCTCGCCCGTTTCGCGGCCCGCCTCGGCGGGCGCACCGGGGTGCTCGTCAGCCACGCGGACGTCATCAAGGCCGCGGTCGCCGAGGTGCTCGGGCTGTCGCTCGACCGGATCCACCGCTTCGAGATCGCCCCGGCGTCGGTCACCACCATCGCGGCCGGGAGTTGGGGCGCGAAGCTCCTGGCCCTCAACGTGACCCCGGCCGGCGGAGGCGCCCCGTGAAGCTCGTGGTCTTCGGCCTGACCATCTCGTCTTCCTGGGGGAACGGCCACGCGACCCTGTGGCGCGGACTCGTCGGCGCGCTGGCGAAGCGCGGATGGACCGTCGTCTTCTGCGAGAAGGACGTGCCCTACTACGCGATGAACCGGGATCTCTGGGAGATTCCGGGCGGGGACCTGATCCTCTACGACGATTTCGAGGATTTCCGCGGGGTGTTCCGGTCCCATCTCGAGGACGCGGACGTCGCCATGGTGACGTCCTACTGCCCCGACGGACTGGCGGCATCCGACCTCGTGCTCGAGGCGGCGCGGCCCCTGAAGGTCTTCTACGACCTCGACACGCCCGTGACGCTCTCCCGTCTCGGCGACGGCGGGGCCGCCTCCTACGTGGGGCCACGCGGGTTCCGGGACTTCGACCTGGTGCTCAGCTATACGGGCGGCCCGGCGCTCCAGGCGCTGCGGGATCGGCTCGGGGCCCGGAGGGCGGTGCCGCTCTACGGCCATGTCGACCCGGGCCAGTACCGTCCGGCGGGCCGGGACCCGGTCTTCGCGGGCGACCTCTCCTTCATCGGCACCTACGCGGCGGACCGGCAGGACCGGCTGACGGCGCTGCTCATCGAGCCGGCGCAGCGGCGGCCCGACCTGCGCTTCGTCATCGCGGGGGCGCAATACCCGGCCGACTTCCCCTGGACGGACAACATCTACTTCCTGCGCCACCTGGCCCCGGAGGCGCACCCGGCCTTCTACGCCTCCTCGCGGCTCACCCTCAACGTCACCCGGCGGGCCATGGCCCAATCGGGCTGGTGCCCCTCCGGCCGCCTGTTCGAGGCCGCCGCGTCGGGGGCCGCGATCCTGACCGACTGGTGGGACGGGCTCGATGCCTTCTTCGCGCCGGGGCGGGAGATCCTGGTCGGCCACGACACCGGGGACGCGTTGGCGGCGCTGGCGATGTCGGACGCTGAACTCCGGCGGATCGCCGAGGCGGCGCGGGCGCGGGTTCTCGCCGAACACACGTCGGATGCGCGGGCGGCCGATTTCGAGCGGGCCGTTGCGGAAGCCCGGCACCCCCTGCCGGCGCGCCGGCCCCAGACCGAGGAGGCCTGACCCATGTGGGGCATCGTTCCGGCCGCCGGGCGCGGCAGCCGCATCCAGCCGCTGGCCTTTTCCAAGGAACTGCTGCCGGTCGGCAGCCGCATGTCGGACGGGGTGGAGCGGCCTTGCGCGGTCAGCGAGTACCTGGTCGAGCGCATGATCGCCGGCGGGGCCGATAAGATCTGCTTCGTGATCGCGCCGGGGAAGTCGGACATCCTGGAATACTACGGTGGTGGCTACGGGGCGGCCTCGACCGTCTACGTGGTGCAGCCGAACCCGGCCGGTCTGTGCGACGCCATCTTCCGGGTGTCGCCGCTGGTCGACCCGGAGGAGCAGGTGCTGGTCGGGCTGCCCGACACGGTCTGGATGCCGCAGGACGGCTTCGCGGCGCTGCCCGACGGACGGCTCTCCTTCCTGCTCTTCCCCGTGGAGCGGCCCGAGCATTTCGACGCCGTGGTGACCGACGGGGCGGGCCGGGTGCTCGAGATCCAGGTCAAGTCGCCCGTCGCCGCGACCCACTGGATCTGGGGCGGCTTCAAGATGCCGGGCCGGATCCTCGAGGAGCTCCGCCGGCTGTGGCTGGCGCGGGACTGCCGGGACGAATACGTGGGCACGCTCGTGAACGCGTGGATCGCCGGGGGCGGGGAGGCCTGGGGCGTCCGCGCCGGTTCGGCCTACGTGGACGTCGGCACCATCGACGGCTACCGCACCGCCGCCCGGCTGCTCTCCGACACCGCCGGCCCGGTCGGCACCCGGGTCGGCCTCGACTGGCCCTCGGGCCGCGCCCATGCCGGCCTCCACCTGCCTCCCAAGGCGAGACCCTGATGAACGACATGACGTCGACGGACGACATCCGCCGCCGGGCCGAGGCGCTCGGCCCCTGGTTCCACAACATCCAGCTCGCCGAGGGCGTCTGGACCGCGCCGGACCATTTCCTCGGCGACTACCCGGCCTTCAAGTGGCGGACCTTCGAGCACGCGATCCCGGCCGACCTGTCGGGGCGGACGGTGCTCGACATCGGCTGCAACGGCGGCTTCTACGCCATGGAGATGAAGCGCCGCGGGGCCGACAGGGTGCTGGCCGTCGACTTCGACGAGGACTACCTGGCGCAGGCGCGCTTCGCCGCGGGGGTGGCGGGGCTCGACATCGAGTTCCGGCAG
This sequence is a window from Prosthecomicrobium sp. N25. Protein-coding genes within it:
- a CDS encoding histidine phosphatase family protein, yielding MSGPGDIAPPDEGAVGSAVIHLVRHAAHDHVGRVLTGRAPGFGLGEAGRVQAGHLADWFSGLPVAAVETSPRERARETAQAIAAAVGVEPETVAEADEIDFGAWTLKPFEALDPDPEWRRWNEHRAAGCPPGGESMAAAKARITVHLARFAARLGGRTGVLVSHADVIKAAVAEVLGLSLDRIHRFEIAPASVTTIAAGSWGAKLLALNVTPAGGGAP
- a CDS encoding CgeB family protein; the encoded protein is MKLVVFGLTISSSWGNGHATLWRGLVGALAKRGWTVVFCEKDVPYYAMNRDLWEIPGGDLILYDDFEDFRGVFRSHLEDADVAMVTSYCPDGLAASDLVLEAARPLKVFYDLDTPVTLSRLGDGGAASYVGPRGFRDFDLVLSYTGGPALQALRDRLGARRAVPLYGHVDPGQYRPAGRDPVFAGDLSFIGTYAADRQDRLTALLIEPAQRRPDLRFVIAGAQYPADFPWTDNIYFLRHLAPEAHPAFYASSRLTLNVTRRAMAQSGWCPSGRLFEAAASGAAILTDWWDGLDAFFAPGREILVGHDTGDALAALAMSDAELRRIAEAARARVLAEHTSDARAADFERAVAEARHPLPARRPQTEEA
- a CDS encoding sugar phosphate nucleotidyltransferase, with the protein product MWGIVPAAGRGSRIQPLAFSKELLPVGSRMSDGVERPCAVSEYLVERMIAGGADKICFVIAPGKSDILEYYGGGYGAASTVYVVQPNPAGLCDAIFRVSPLVDPEEQVLVGLPDTVWMPQDGFAALPDGRLSFLLFPVERPEHFDAVVTDGAGRVLEIQVKSPVAATHWIWGGFKMPGRILEELRRLWLARDCRDEYVGTLVNAWIAGGGEAWGVRAGSAYVDVGTIDGYRTAARLLSDTAGPVGTRVGLDWPSGRAHAGLHLPPKARP